A window from Pangasianodon hypophthalmus isolate fPanHyp1 chromosome 4, fPanHyp1.pri, whole genome shotgun sequence encodes these proteins:
- the klhl20 gene encoding kelch-like protein 20, protein MDITSRCTLGDPNKLPEGVPQPARMPYVSDKHPRQTLEVINLLRKHRELCDVVLVVGAKKIYAHRVILSACSPYFRAMFTGELAESRQTEVVIRDIDERAMELLIDFAYTSQVTVEEGNVQTLLPAACLLQLAEIQEACCEFLKRQLDPSNCLGIRAFADTHSCRELLRIADKFTQHNFQEVMESEEFMLLPANQLIDIISSDELNVRSEEQVFNAVMAWVKYSIQERRPQLPQVLQHVRLPLLSPKFLVGTVGSDPLIKSDEECRDLVDEAKNYLLLPQERPLMQGPRTRPRKPIRCGEVLFAVGGWCSGDAISSVERYDPQTNEWRMVASMSKRRCGVGVSVLDDLLYAVGGHDGSSYLNSVERYDPKTNQWSSDVAPTSTCRTSVGVAVLGGYLYAVGGQDGVSCLNIVERYDPKENKWTRVASMSTRRLGVAVAVLGGFLYAVGGSDGTSPLNTVERYNPQENRWHTVSPMGTRRKHLGCAVYQDMIYSVGGRDDTTELSSAERYNPRTNQWSPVVAMTSRRSGVGLAVVNGQLMAVGGFDGTTYLKTIEVYDPDANTWRLYGGMNYRRLGGGVGVIKMTHCESHIW, encoded by the exons ATGGACATCACGAGCCGTTGCACCCTGGGCGACCCCAACAAGCTGCCGGAGGGCGTGCCGCAGCCGGCCCGCATGCCCTATGTGTCAGACAAGCACCCGCGGCAAACTCTGGAGGTGATCAACTTGCTGCGTAAGCACCGCGAGCTGTGTGACGTCGTGCTGGTGGTAGGCGCCAAGAAGATCTACGCACACCGTGTCATTCTTTCAGCCTGCAGCCCCTACTTCAGGGCCATGTTCACTGGCGAGCTGGCCGAGAGCCGGCAGACTGAGGTGGTGATCCGCGACATCGACGAGCGCGCAATGGAGCTGCTCATCGACTTCGCCTACACCTCACAG GTGACCGTGGAGGAGGGAAATGTGCAGACGCTGCTGCCCGCCGCCTGCCTGCTGCAGCTGGCTGAAATCCAGGAGGCTTGCTGTGAGTTCCTTAAGCGCCAGCTCGACCCGTCCAACTGCCTGGGCATCCGGGCTTTTGCTGACACGCATTCATGCCGAGAGCTGTTGAGAATCGCTGACAAGTTCACCCAGCACAACTTTCAGGAG GTCATGGAGAGTGAAGAGTTCATGCTGCTCCCAGCCAATCAGCTGATCGACATCATTTCGAGTGACGAGCTAAATGTGCGCAGTGAGGAGCAGGTGTTTAATGCGGTCATGGCCTGGGTTAAATACAGCATCCAAGAGCGACGGCCTCAGCTGCCTCAG gtCCTTCAGCATGTCCGCCTTCCTCTGCTGAGCCCAAAGTTCCTTGTGGGAACAGTGGGCTCAGATCCACTAATTAAGAGTGATGAGGAGTGTAG AGACCTGGTGGATGAAGCGAAGAACTATCTTCTGCTTCCTCAAGAACGCCCGCTCATGCAAGGACCTCGTACCCGACCCCGCAAACCCATTCGCTGTGGAGAGGTTTTGtttgctg TAGGGGGATGGTGCAGTGGTGATGCCATCTCTAGTGTAGAACGCTACGACCCCCAGACTAACGAGTGGCGCATGGTGGCGTCCATGAGCAAGCGGCGCTGCGGAGTCGGCGTCAGCGTCCTGGACGACCTGTTGTATGCTGTGGGCGGCCATGATGGCTCTTCTTACCTGAACAGTGTAGAGAG GTATGACCCTAAAACTAACCAGTGGAGCAGTGATGTGGCACCCACCAGCACATGCAGGACCAGTGTGGGTGTCGCTGTGTTGGGGGGTTACTTGTATGCAGTTGGTGGACAGGACGGAGTCTCGTGTCTGAACATAGTTGAAAG ATATGACCCTAAAGAGAATAAGTGGACACGGGTGGCATCCATGAGTACGCGGCGTTTGGGGGTGGCAGTAGCTGTTCTGGGAGGATTCCTCTACGCAGTGGGAGGCTCAGACGGGACTTCTCCTTTAAATACAG TGGAGAGGTATAACCCTCAGGAAAACCGCTGGCACACAGTATCACCAATGGGCACACGGCGGAAACATCTGGGCTGCGCCGTTTACCAAGACATGATCTACTCAGTCGGAGGCCGCGACGACACCACAGAACTGAGCAGCGCTGAGAGATACAACCCGAGAACCAATCAGTGGTCTCCTGTGGTCGCCATGACGTCCAGACGGAGCGGG GTCGGTTTAGCGGTGGTGAATGGCCAGTTGATGGCAGTTGGTGGATTTGATGGCACTACTTACTTGAAGACAATAGAAGTCTATGATCCTGACGCTAACACATGGAG GCTTTACGGTGGAATGAACTACAGGAGATTAGGAGGAGGGGTTGGTGTCATTAAAATGACTCACTGTGAATCACATATATGGTAA
- the cenpl gene encoding centromere protein L isoform X4, producing the protein MVNFTLSSALCAFGIWPWFEGCISAVNTPANMPMTRRKSYGRSCVENPSLFWQTPGHFPALGHRIPSSRGAARSRNVLSKVDPEQVALLVKHEWKLAYVTPLYRFRHTQLKLYSKHLTAFIIAEKQQGVAIEVGVEAGFKVTISTVLGMAESEEDAETIFIQIHSKPTFGAEALKPVWRGWLTCVNGDHEYLRSLPPDFVSLPLFCSSGSESLTALVKSWFERTFDCNFGSLFLNSTTLNWLAALWTGCHPSSNIRFLKLTWTMPTQPSLDIMYTVNPQDAWELWNSIHTEDSADDRIHIDEVQQFMNGLETHLFRHFKIYLSAGTLMKVSTSLGSAHHEGKIKIGSSDYISTLLTLLTECALLRTPV; encoded by the exons ATGGTTAATTTTACActaagtagtgcactatgtgCGTTTGGGATTTGGCCGTGGTTTGAAGGCTGTATcag TGCTGTAAACACCCCCGCTAACATGCCTATGACTCGGAGGAAGAGTTACGGCCGCAGCTGTGTGGAGAATCCGTCTCTGTTCTGGCAGACACCAGGCCACTTCCCCGCCCTGGGCCACAGGATCCCCAGCAGCAGAGGAGCTGCCAGATCCCGCAATGTGCTA AGTAAAGTGGATCCAGAGCAAGTGGCCCTTCTGGTGAAGCACGAGTGGAAGCTAGCGTACGTCACCCCGCTGTACCGATTCCgacacacacagctaaaatTATACTCCAAACACCTCACGGCATTCATCATAGCCGAGAAGCAGCAGGGGGTCGCCATCGAGGTGGGAGTGGAGGCAGGCTTTAAGGTCACGATCTCCACCGTCCTGGGAATGGCAGAAAGCGAGGAGGACGCAGAAACCATTTTCATTCAG atACATTCCAAACCAACATTTGGGGCAGAAGCTCTGAAACCGGTGTGGCGCGGCTGGTTGACATGCGTGAACGGAGACCACGAGTACCTGAGGTCACTGCCCCCTGATTTTGTCAGCCTTCCTCTGTTCTGCAGCAGCGGCTCCGAATCCCTCACGGCTCTGGTCAAGTCCTGGTTTGAACGCACCTTTGACTGTAATTTTGGCTCTCTGTTTCTGAACTCCACCACTCTGAACTGGTTGGCTGCCCTGTGGACCGGCTGTCATCCCAGCAGCAATATCAGGTTCCTGAAGCTGACCTGGACCATGCCCACGCAGCCCTCGCTGGATATCATGTACACAGTGAACCCGCAGGACGCCTGGGAGCTGTGGAACAGCATTCACACCGAGGACAGTGCAGACGATAGAATCCACATCGATGAGGTGCAGCAGTTTATGAATGGACTCGAGACTCACCTTTTCAGACATTTTAAGATCTACCTGTCGGCTGGGACGCTCATGAAGGTCTCCACTTCCCTCGGTTCAGCTCATCATGAGGGCAAAATCAAG ATTGGCAGCAGTGACTACATCAGCACCTTACTGACGCTGCTAACAGAGTGCGCCCTCCTCAGAACACCCGTTTAA
- the cenpl gene encoding centromere protein L isoform X3, producing the protein MVNFTLSSALCAFGIWPWFEGCISSAVNTPANMPMTRRKSYGRSCVENPSLFWQTPGHFPALGHRIPSSRGAARSRNVLSKVDPEQVALLVKHEWKLAYVTPLYRFRHTQLKLYSKHLTAFIIAEKQQGVAIEVGVEAGFKVTISTVLGMAESEEDAETIFIQIHSKPTFGAEALKPVWRGWLTCVNGDHEYLRSLPPDFVSLPLFCSSGSESLTALVKSWFERTFDCNFGSLFLNSTTLNWLAALWTGCHPSSNIRFLKLTWTMPTQPSLDIMYTVNPQDAWELWNSIHTEDSADDRIHIDEVQQFMNGLETHLFRHFKIYLSAGTLMKVSTSLGSAHHEGKIKIGSSDYISTLLTLLTECALLRTPV; encoded by the exons ATGGTTAATTTTACActaagtagtgcactatgtgCGTTTGGGATTTGGCCGTGGTTTGAAGGCTGTATcag cagTGCTGTAAACACCCCCGCTAACATGCCTATGACTCGGAGGAAGAGTTACGGCCGCAGCTGTGTGGAGAATCCGTCTCTGTTCTGGCAGACACCAGGCCACTTCCCCGCCCTGGGCCACAGGATCCCCAGCAGCAGAGGAGCTGCCAGATCCCGCAATGTGCTA AGTAAAGTGGATCCAGAGCAAGTGGCCCTTCTGGTGAAGCACGAGTGGAAGCTAGCGTACGTCACCCCGCTGTACCGATTCCgacacacacagctaaaatTATACTCCAAACACCTCACGGCATTCATCATAGCCGAGAAGCAGCAGGGGGTCGCCATCGAGGTGGGAGTGGAGGCAGGCTTTAAGGTCACGATCTCCACCGTCCTGGGAATGGCAGAAAGCGAGGAGGACGCAGAAACCATTTTCATTCAG atACATTCCAAACCAACATTTGGGGCAGAAGCTCTGAAACCGGTGTGGCGCGGCTGGTTGACATGCGTGAACGGAGACCACGAGTACCTGAGGTCACTGCCCCCTGATTTTGTCAGCCTTCCTCTGTTCTGCAGCAGCGGCTCCGAATCCCTCACGGCTCTGGTCAAGTCCTGGTTTGAACGCACCTTTGACTGTAATTTTGGCTCTCTGTTTCTGAACTCCACCACTCTGAACTGGTTGGCTGCCCTGTGGACCGGCTGTCATCCCAGCAGCAATATCAGGTTCCTGAAGCTGACCTGGACCATGCCCACGCAGCCCTCGCTGGATATCATGTACACAGTGAACCCGCAGGACGCCTGGGAGCTGTGGAACAGCATTCACACCGAGGACAGTGCAGACGATAGAATCCACATCGATGAGGTGCAGCAGTTTATGAATGGACTCGAGACTCACCTTTTCAGACATTTTAAGATCTACCTGTCGGCTGGGACGCTCATGAAGGTCTCCACTTCCCTCGGTTCAGCTCATCATGAGGGCAAAATCAAG ATTGGCAGCAGTGACTACATCAGCACCTTACTGACGCTGCTAACAGAGTGCGCCCTCCTCAGAACACCCGTTTAA
- the cenpl gene encoding centromere protein L isoform X5, whose protein sequence is MECTHIESKKPFELRHHSVSSAVNTPANMPMTRRKSYGRSCVENPSLFWQTPGHFPALGHRIPSSRGAARSRNVLSKVDPEQVALLVKHEWKLAYVTPLYRFRHTQLKLYSKHLTAFIIAEKQQGVAIEVGVEAGFKVTISTVLGMAESEEDAETIFIQIHSKPTFGAEALKPVWRGWLTCVNGDHEYLRSLPPDFVSLPLFCSSGSESLTALVKSWFERTFDCNFGSLFLNSTTLNWLAALWTGCHPSSNIRFLKLTWTMPTQPSLDIMYTVNPQDAWELWNSIHTEDSADDRIHIDEVQQFMNGLETHLFRHFKIYLSAGTLMKVSTSLGSAHHEGKIKIGSSDYISTLLTLLTECALLRTPV, encoded by the exons cagTGCTGTAAACACCCCCGCTAACATGCCTATGACTCGGAGGAAGAGTTACGGCCGCAGCTGTGTGGAGAATCCGTCTCTGTTCTGGCAGACACCAGGCCACTTCCCCGCCCTGGGCCACAGGATCCCCAGCAGCAGAGGAGCTGCCAGATCCCGCAATGTGCTA AGTAAAGTGGATCCAGAGCAAGTGGCCCTTCTGGTGAAGCACGAGTGGAAGCTAGCGTACGTCACCCCGCTGTACCGATTCCgacacacacagctaaaatTATACTCCAAACACCTCACGGCATTCATCATAGCCGAGAAGCAGCAGGGGGTCGCCATCGAGGTGGGAGTGGAGGCAGGCTTTAAGGTCACGATCTCCACCGTCCTGGGAATGGCAGAAAGCGAGGAGGACGCAGAAACCATTTTCATTCAG atACATTCCAAACCAACATTTGGGGCAGAAGCTCTGAAACCGGTGTGGCGCGGCTGGTTGACATGCGTGAACGGAGACCACGAGTACCTGAGGTCACTGCCCCCTGATTTTGTCAGCCTTCCTCTGTTCTGCAGCAGCGGCTCCGAATCCCTCACGGCTCTGGTCAAGTCCTGGTTTGAACGCACCTTTGACTGTAATTTTGGCTCTCTGTTTCTGAACTCCACCACTCTGAACTGGTTGGCTGCCCTGTGGACCGGCTGTCATCCCAGCAGCAATATCAGGTTCCTGAAGCTGACCTGGACCATGCCCACGCAGCCCTCGCTGGATATCATGTACACAGTGAACCCGCAGGACGCCTGGGAGCTGTGGAACAGCATTCACACCGAGGACAGTGCAGACGATAGAATCCACATCGATGAGGTGCAGCAGTTTATGAATGGACTCGAGACTCACCTTTTCAGACATTTTAAGATCTACCTGTCGGCTGGGACGCTCATGAAGGTCTCCACTTCCCTCGGTTCAGCTCATCATGAGGGCAAAATCAAG ATTGGCAGCAGTGACTACATCAGCACCTTACTGACGCTGCTAACAGAGTGCGCCCTCCTCAGAACACCCGTTTAA
- the cenpl gene encoding centromere protein L isoform X1 has translation MMGKRDVQIYFRLNWRLLAMEGRVSSAVNTPANMPMTRRKSYGRSCVENPSLFWQTPGHFPALGHRIPSSRGAARSRNVLSKVDPEQVALLVKHEWKLAYVTPLYRFRHTQLKLYSKHLTAFIIAEKQQGVAIEVGVEAGFKVTISTVLGMAESEEDAETIFIQIHSKPTFGAEALKPVWRGWLTCVNGDHEYLRSLPPDFVSLPLFCSSGSESLTALVKSWFERTFDCNFGSLFLNSTTLNWLAALWTGCHPSSNIRFLKLTWTMPTQPSLDIMYTVNPQDAWELWNSIHTEDSADDRIHIDEVQQFMNGLETHLFRHFKIYLSAGTLMKVSTSLGSAHHEGKIKIGSSDYISTLLTLLTECALLRTPV, from the exons cagTGCTGTAAACACCCCCGCTAACATGCCTATGACTCGGAGGAAGAGTTACGGCCGCAGCTGTGTGGAGAATCCGTCTCTGTTCTGGCAGACACCAGGCCACTTCCCCGCCCTGGGCCACAGGATCCCCAGCAGCAGAGGAGCTGCCAGATCCCGCAATGTGCTA AGTAAAGTGGATCCAGAGCAAGTGGCCCTTCTGGTGAAGCACGAGTGGAAGCTAGCGTACGTCACCCCGCTGTACCGATTCCgacacacacagctaaaatTATACTCCAAACACCTCACGGCATTCATCATAGCCGAGAAGCAGCAGGGGGTCGCCATCGAGGTGGGAGTGGAGGCAGGCTTTAAGGTCACGATCTCCACCGTCCTGGGAATGGCAGAAAGCGAGGAGGACGCAGAAACCATTTTCATTCAG atACATTCCAAACCAACATTTGGGGCAGAAGCTCTGAAACCGGTGTGGCGCGGCTGGTTGACATGCGTGAACGGAGACCACGAGTACCTGAGGTCACTGCCCCCTGATTTTGTCAGCCTTCCTCTGTTCTGCAGCAGCGGCTCCGAATCCCTCACGGCTCTGGTCAAGTCCTGGTTTGAACGCACCTTTGACTGTAATTTTGGCTCTCTGTTTCTGAACTCCACCACTCTGAACTGGTTGGCTGCCCTGTGGACCGGCTGTCATCCCAGCAGCAATATCAGGTTCCTGAAGCTGACCTGGACCATGCCCACGCAGCCCTCGCTGGATATCATGTACACAGTGAACCCGCAGGACGCCTGGGAGCTGTGGAACAGCATTCACACCGAGGACAGTGCAGACGATAGAATCCACATCGATGAGGTGCAGCAGTTTATGAATGGACTCGAGACTCACCTTTTCAGACATTTTAAGATCTACCTGTCGGCTGGGACGCTCATGAAGGTCTCCACTTCCCTCGGTTCAGCTCATCATGAGGGCAAAATCAAG ATTGGCAGCAGTGACTACATCAGCACCTTACTGACGCTGCTAACAGAGTGCGCCCTCCTCAGAACACCCGTTTAA
- the cenpl gene encoding centromere protein L isoform X2, with protein MMGKRDVQIYFRLNWRLLAMEGRVSAVNTPANMPMTRRKSYGRSCVENPSLFWQTPGHFPALGHRIPSSRGAARSRNVLSKVDPEQVALLVKHEWKLAYVTPLYRFRHTQLKLYSKHLTAFIIAEKQQGVAIEVGVEAGFKVTISTVLGMAESEEDAETIFIQIHSKPTFGAEALKPVWRGWLTCVNGDHEYLRSLPPDFVSLPLFCSSGSESLTALVKSWFERTFDCNFGSLFLNSTTLNWLAALWTGCHPSSNIRFLKLTWTMPTQPSLDIMYTVNPQDAWELWNSIHTEDSADDRIHIDEVQQFMNGLETHLFRHFKIYLSAGTLMKVSTSLGSAHHEGKIKIGSSDYISTLLTLLTECALLRTPV; from the exons TGCTGTAAACACCCCCGCTAACATGCCTATGACTCGGAGGAAGAGTTACGGCCGCAGCTGTGTGGAGAATCCGTCTCTGTTCTGGCAGACACCAGGCCACTTCCCCGCCCTGGGCCACAGGATCCCCAGCAGCAGAGGAGCTGCCAGATCCCGCAATGTGCTA AGTAAAGTGGATCCAGAGCAAGTGGCCCTTCTGGTGAAGCACGAGTGGAAGCTAGCGTACGTCACCCCGCTGTACCGATTCCgacacacacagctaaaatTATACTCCAAACACCTCACGGCATTCATCATAGCCGAGAAGCAGCAGGGGGTCGCCATCGAGGTGGGAGTGGAGGCAGGCTTTAAGGTCACGATCTCCACCGTCCTGGGAATGGCAGAAAGCGAGGAGGACGCAGAAACCATTTTCATTCAG atACATTCCAAACCAACATTTGGGGCAGAAGCTCTGAAACCGGTGTGGCGCGGCTGGTTGACATGCGTGAACGGAGACCACGAGTACCTGAGGTCACTGCCCCCTGATTTTGTCAGCCTTCCTCTGTTCTGCAGCAGCGGCTCCGAATCCCTCACGGCTCTGGTCAAGTCCTGGTTTGAACGCACCTTTGACTGTAATTTTGGCTCTCTGTTTCTGAACTCCACCACTCTGAACTGGTTGGCTGCCCTGTGGACCGGCTGTCATCCCAGCAGCAATATCAGGTTCCTGAAGCTGACCTGGACCATGCCCACGCAGCCCTCGCTGGATATCATGTACACAGTGAACCCGCAGGACGCCTGGGAGCTGTGGAACAGCATTCACACCGAGGACAGTGCAGACGATAGAATCCACATCGATGAGGTGCAGCAGTTTATGAATGGACTCGAGACTCACCTTTTCAGACATTTTAAGATCTACCTGTCGGCTGGGACGCTCATGAAGGTCTCCACTTCCCTCGGTTCAGCTCATCATGAGGGCAAAATCAAG ATTGGCAGCAGTGACTACATCAGCACCTTACTGACGCTGCTAACAGAGTGCGCCCTCCTCAGAACACCCGTTTAA
- the cenpl gene encoding centromere protein L isoform X6 yields the protein MPMTRRKSYGRSCVENPSLFWQTPGHFPALGHRIPSSRGAARSRNVLSKVDPEQVALLVKHEWKLAYVTPLYRFRHTQLKLYSKHLTAFIIAEKQQGVAIEVGVEAGFKVTISTVLGMAESEEDAETIFIQIHSKPTFGAEALKPVWRGWLTCVNGDHEYLRSLPPDFVSLPLFCSSGSESLTALVKSWFERTFDCNFGSLFLNSTTLNWLAALWTGCHPSSNIRFLKLTWTMPTQPSLDIMYTVNPQDAWELWNSIHTEDSADDRIHIDEVQQFMNGLETHLFRHFKIYLSAGTLMKVSTSLGSAHHEGKIKIGSSDYISTLLTLLTECALLRTPV from the exons ATGCCTATGACTCGGAGGAAGAGTTACGGCCGCAGCTGTGTGGAGAATCCGTCTCTGTTCTGGCAGACACCAGGCCACTTCCCCGCCCTGGGCCACAGGATCCCCAGCAGCAGAGGAGCTGCCAGATCCCGCAATGTGCTA AGTAAAGTGGATCCAGAGCAAGTGGCCCTTCTGGTGAAGCACGAGTGGAAGCTAGCGTACGTCACCCCGCTGTACCGATTCCgacacacacagctaaaatTATACTCCAAACACCTCACGGCATTCATCATAGCCGAGAAGCAGCAGGGGGTCGCCATCGAGGTGGGAGTGGAGGCAGGCTTTAAGGTCACGATCTCCACCGTCCTGGGAATGGCAGAAAGCGAGGAGGACGCAGAAACCATTTTCATTCAG atACATTCCAAACCAACATTTGGGGCAGAAGCTCTGAAACCGGTGTGGCGCGGCTGGTTGACATGCGTGAACGGAGACCACGAGTACCTGAGGTCACTGCCCCCTGATTTTGTCAGCCTTCCTCTGTTCTGCAGCAGCGGCTCCGAATCCCTCACGGCTCTGGTCAAGTCCTGGTTTGAACGCACCTTTGACTGTAATTTTGGCTCTCTGTTTCTGAACTCCACCACTCTGAACTGGTTGGCTGCCCTGTGGACCGGCTGTCATCCCAGCAGCAATATCAGGTTCCTGAAGCTGACCTGGACCATGCCCACGCAGCCCTCGCTGGATATCATGTACACAGTGAACCCGCAGGACGCCTGGGAGCTGTGGAACAGCATTCACACCGAGGACAGTGCAGACGATAGAATCCACATCGATGAGGTGCAGCAGTTTATGAATGGACTCGAGACTCACCTTTTCAGACATTTTAAGATCTACCTGTCGGCTGGGACGCTCATGAAGGTCTCCACTTCCCTCGGTTCAGCTCATCATGAGGGCAAAATCAAG ATTGGCAGCAGTGACTACATCAGCACCTTACTGACGCTGCTAACAGAGTGCGCCCTCCTCAGAACACCCGTTTAA